In Acinetobacter sp. C32I, one genomic interval encodes:
- a CDS encoding bifunctional prephenate dehydrogenase/3-phosphoshikimate 1-carboxyvinyltransferase, whose product MSQPLFKKVAFIGLGLIGSSLARVIVAEQLAAQIVASTRSKKTLEDAKALGLIQHGYATPEEAVQDADLIVLALPVRATQKVLEQIKPYLADNVIITDVGSTKGNVVEAAKAVFGEKLPVGFVPGHPIAGAEHTGVHAGKVDLFVNHKVILTPLPTSADWAVEKLIQLWSAAKAEVICMDVTKHDEVLAHTSHLPHLMAFNLVEQLANREDNLDIFRYAAGGFRDFSRIAASDPQMWHDIFFANKTAILNAVDGFEQQLSVLKKLIEQEDSHALMGLLGHAQAARQHFNHMLAKKPLMEKNKVTQQFTILPGKKTFTGKFTVPGDKSVSHRSIMFGAIAEGTTHVTGFLEGEDALATLQAFRDMGVSIEGPKNGEVTIHGVGMQGLKAPASALYMGNSGTSMRLLSGMLSAQKFDSVMTGDASLSKRPMERIAKPLREMGALIQTTGEKGTPPVSITGSQALKGIQYDLPMASAQVKSGILLAGLWAAGETSVTEPEPTRDHTERMLRAFGYDVKTEGNKISLVGGGKLVGTDIQVPSDISSAAFFMVGAAITEGADVVLEAVGINPTRTGVIEILKQMGADLTVVNERIAGGEPIADIHIKGSRTLKGIHMPEDQVPLAIDEFPALFIAAACAEGQTVLTGAAELRVKESDRIQVMADGLKTMGIDCTPTDDGIIIEGKGKSGDWSAIFTGGEIESHHDHRIAMSFSMAGLRTSGNITIHGTETVATSFPTFTELANTAGLDLQVVNP is encoded by the coding sequence ATGTCTCAACCATTATTTAAGAAAGTTGCATTTATTGGGCTTGGACTGATTGGGTCGAGTCTTGCTCGTGTGATTGTGGCAGAACAACTTGCAGCTCAAATTGTGGCTTCAACACGCTCAAAAAAAACATTAGAAGATGCTAAGGCACTGGGTCTTATTCAACACGGTTATGCAACGCCAGAAGAAGCAGTTCAGGATGCCGATTTAATTGTTTTAGCATTACCTGTTCGTGCGACACAAAAAGTGCTGGAACAGATCAAGCCTTATCTTGCAGACAATGTCATCATTACCGATGTCGGTAGTACCAAAGGTAATGTGGTTGAAGCCGCTAAAGCCGTATTTGGTGAAAAGCTCCCCGTGGGTTTTGTACCAGGGCATCCGATTGCAGGTGCTGAGCATACTGGGGTACATGCAGGTAAAGTTGATTTATTCGTCAATCATAAAGTGATTTTGACACCTCTTCCAACCAGTGCTGATTGGGCGGTTGAAAAACTGATTCAACTTTGGTCTGCTGCAAAAGCAGAAGTGATTTGTATGGATGTCACCAAACACGATGAAGTATTGGCACATACCAGCCATTTACCGCATTTGATGGCATTCAATCTGGTCGAGCAACTGGCAAATCGTGAAGATAATTTAGATATTTTTCGCTATGCTGCAGGAGGTTTTCGTGACTTCTCGCGTATTGCCGCCAGTGACCCACAGATGTGGCATGATATTTTCTTTGCCAATAAAACCGCAATTTTAAATGCTGTTGATGGCTTTGAACAGCAATTGTCCGTTTTAAAGAAATTGATTGAACAGGAAGATTCACACGCGTTGATGGGGCTGCTCGGGCATGCTCAAGCAGCACGTCAGCACTTTAACCATATGTTGGCCAAAAAACCTTTGATGGAGAAAAACAAGGTGACACAGCAATTTACCATTTTACCGGGAAAGAAAACATTTACAGGTAAATTCACCGTACCGGGTGACAAATCTGTGTCACATCGCTCAATCATGTTTGGTGCGATTGCAGAAGGCACAACACATGTAACAGGCTTCTTGGAAGGTGAAGATGCACTCGCAACTTTACAGGCTTTCCGTGATATGGGTGTGAGCATCGAAGGACCGAAGAATGGTGAAGTCACTATTCATGGCGTGGGCATGCAAGGTTTAAAAGCGCCAGCAAGTGCTTTGTATATGGGTAACTCAGGCACCAGTATGCGTTTGCTATCTGGTATGTTGTCTGCGCAGAAGTTCGATTCAGTGATGACCGGTGATGCGTCATTGTCTAAACGTCCAATGGAACGTATTGCAAAACCACTTCGTGAAATGGGGGCACTCATCCAAACCACCGGTGAGAAAGGCACACCTCCAGTCAGCATTACAGGTAGCCAAGCCCTTAAAGGGATTCAATACGATTTACCAATGGCATCAGCTCAAGTGAAATCAGGCATTTTATTGGCGGGTTTATGGGCTGCGGGTGAAACTTCAGTGACTGAGCCAGAACCAACGCGTGATCATACTGAACGTATGTTGCGTGCTTTTGGTTATGATGTGAAAACCGAAGGCAATAAAATCTCGCTTGTGGGTGGTGGTAAATTAGTCGGTACCGATATTCAAGTGCCTTCTGATATTTCATCTGCTGCGTTCTTTATGGTCGGTGCTGCAATTACTGAAGGTGCAGATGTGGTCCTCGAAGCAGTTGGGATCAACCCGACGCGTACAGGTGTCATTGAAATTCTTAAGCAAATGGGTGCTGATCTAACTGTAGTAAATGAACGTATTGCAGGCGGTGAACCCATTGCAGATATTCATATCAAAGGTTCTAGAACGTTGAAAGGCATTCATATGCCAGAAGACCAGGTGCCATTAGCAATTGATGAATTCCCAGCATTATTCATTGCGGCAGCTTGTGCAGAAGGTCAAACGGTTCTAACAGGAGCGGCTGAGCTGCGTGTTAAAGAATCTGACCGTATTCAAGTGATGGCAGATGGTTTAAAAACCATGGGTATTGACTGTACTCCAACTGACGATGGCATCATCATTGAAGGTAAGGGCAAGTCTGGTGACTGGTCAGCCATTTTCACTGGTGGTGAAATTGAGTCACACCATGACCACCGTATTGCCATGAGTTTCAGTATGGCAGGTTTACGTACTTCAGGTAACATCACCATTCATGGTACAGAAACTGTAGCAACCAGTTTCCCAACCTTCACCGAACTTGCAAATACAGCAGGTTTGGATTTACAGGTTGTGAATCCATAA
- the pheA gene encoding prephenate dehydratase, giving the protein MVNDGQNTSNSLNLEQIRNDIDSVDQQIQELLNRRATLAEAVAKAKFASEENPLFYRPEREAQVLRKVMERNQGPLSDATMARLFREIMSACLALEAPQSIAFLGPEGTYTHSAVLKHFGKDAVVRPLPTIDEVFREVEAGSAHYGVVPVENSSEGIVNHTLDCFKSSTVNVIGEVELRIHHQFLVSENTRKDSIKQIYAHQQTLAQCRKWLDAHYPGVERVALNSNAEAARRIRNEWHSAAIASDIAASMYNLEILHSNIEDNPENTTRFLVIGREKIPQSGNDKTSLLISAHDRAGALLEILAPFAKHQISLTSIETRPALPEKWAYVFFIDLEGHIGQENVAAALEEIRPMVKELRVLGSYPIAVL; this is encoded by the coding sequence ATGGTAAACGATGGACAAAACACATCGAATTCACTTAATTTAGAACAAATTCGTAACGATATTGATAGTGTTGATCAACAAATCCAAGAGTTACTCAACCGCCGTGCGACGCTTGCAGAAGCTGTAGCCAAAGCGAAATTTGCATCCGAAGAGAATCCGCTGTTTTATCGACCTGAACGTGAAGCTCAAGTGTTGCGTAAAGTCATGGAGCGTAATCAGGGACCTTTGTCTGATGCGACCATGGCACGTTTGTTCCGTGAAATCATGTCAGCATGTTTGGCACTTGAAGCACCACAAAGCATCGCATTCCTCGGACCAGAAGGGACTTATACGCATTCGGCTGTGCTAAAGCATTTTGGTAAAGATGCTGTTGTGCGTCCATTGCCAACCATTGATGAAGTATTCCGTGAAGTTGAAGCGGGTAGTGCACATTATGGTGTCGTTCCCGTGGAGAACTCATCAGAAGGTATCGTCAACCATACACTGGATTGCTTTAAATCATCGACTGTCAATGTGATCGGTGAAGTTGAACTTCGTATTCATCACCAATTCCTTGTATCTGAAAATACGCGCAAAGACAGCATCAAACAGATTTATGCGCATCAGCAAACTTTGGCACAATGCCGTAAGTGGTTAGATGCACATTATCCTGGGGTAGAGCGTGTCGCGCTAAACTCAAATGCGGAAGCGGCACGTCGTATTCGTAACGAGTGGCATTCAGCTGCGATTGCATCTGATATTGCGGCAAGTATGTACAACCTTGAGATTTTACATAGCAATATTGAAGATAATCCTGAAAATACCACACGTTTCCTTGTGATTGGTCGTGAGAAGATTCCTCAAAGCGGTAATGATAAAACCTCTTTATTGATCTCTGCGCATGATCGTGCGGGTGCTTTATTGGAGATTCTTGCGCCGTTTGCCAAGCATCAAATCAGCTTGACCAGTATTGAAACGCGTCCTGCATTGCCTGAGAAATGGGCTTATGTGTTCTTTATTGATTTAGAAGGACATATCGGTCAGGAAAATGTTGCAGCGGCATTGGAAGAAATCCGTCCAATGGTGAAAGAGTTACGCGTACTCGGTTCGTATCCAATCGCTGTTTTATAA
- a CDS encoding alpha/beta hydrolase-fold protein, which translates to MFKQMGILAFSLLVATPLAFAQPTTQSSNKAPLKSQTNLQQSFVLASKYTQHDYLIQISVPAGDVPKQGFPVLYILDGNAAFDSAANIAKSVGGGANRLGLSPVAIVAIGYPQQNSFDVEKRALDYTPKASAEFQKQAKYTYGGADQFLQFIEKELKPAIQTKIKVNLQQQSLFGHSFGGLFVLHTFFSQPQMFQRYIAASPSLWFDNYALLNRQADWLKNQSKTQDIMLMTTVGTHEHGRSPTPDAESLQKQNNFYQNFNQQRSKHFLFWNYRHPAEQHLTNMYASLPKAIMLAGCQPQSCSNLFDEPTP; encoded by the coding sequence ATGTTTAAACAAATGGGGATTTTGGCTTTTTCTCTGCTCGTGGCTACACCATTGGCTTTTGCTCAACCGACTACCCAAAGTTCCAATAAAGCGCCTCTTAAATCACAAACCAATCTTCAGCAAAGCTTTGTATTGGCATCTAAATATACCCAACATGATTATCTGATTCAGATCTCTGTTCCTGCTGGTGACGTTCCAAAGCAAGGTTTTCCAGTGCTGTATATATTGGATGGCAATGCCGCATTTGATAGTGCTGCCAATATTGCTAAGTCGGTGGGTGGTGGTGCCAATCGTTTGGGCTTGAGTCCAGTTGCTATTGTTGCAATCGGCTACCCACAGCAAAACAGTTTTGATGTAGAAAAGCGTGCTTTAGACTATACCCCAAAAGCATCGGCTGAATTTCAAAAACAAGCCAAGTACACTTATGGTGGTGCAGACCAATTTCTTCAATTTATAGAAAAAGAGCTGAAGCCTGCGATTCAAACCAAAATTAAAGTCAATTTACAGCAACAGAGTTTATTTGGGCACTCTTTTGGCGGACTGTTTGTTTTACATACTTTCTTTAGCCAACCGCAAATGTTTCAACGTTATATTGCGGCTAGCCCTTCACTCTGGTTTGATAATTATGCGTTGCTCAATCGGCAGGCAGATTGGTTAAAGAACCAAAGTAAAACTCAAGATATCATGCTGATGACCACAGTGGGTACACATGAACATGGTCGAAGTCCAACACCAGACGCTGAATCCTTGCAGAAGCAGAATAACTTCTATCAAAACTTTAATCAGCAACGTTCAAAGCATTTCTTGTTCTGGAATTATCGACATCCTGCTGAACAGCATTTGACTAATATGTATGCCAGCTTACCGAAAGCGATTATGTTGGCAGGTTGTCAGCCACAAAGTTGTTCAAATCTATTTGATGAACCAACACCATAA
- a CDS encoding acyl-CoA dehydrogenase family protein, which yields MLAYDSDLELFRDNFKRFMSEQIAPHYEQWEREGIMPRSVWSALGENGFLCVDVPEEYGGYGVPTHYSLMLVEESARAGYCALSTAISCHSEIAAPYIQHIATEEQKQYWLPKMVSGEVVGAIGMTEPGAGSDLQAMRTSAILQDDHYVLNGSKTFISNGQHADLVVLAVKTDPQARAKGVSLMLVDTHLEGFKKGTNLDKIGLHSQDTSELFFDNVKVPKDQLLGQAGQGFAYLMQELPRERTAIAATALGAIRGAIDITTQYVKERQAFGQAISQFQNTRFVLAQAKIDELATAAFYNQNVALYNEGKLDVETAAALKSFSSDMQMKVADNLLQLFGGYGYMTEYPISRFFVDARIQRIYGGTNEIMKEIVARGIIGKA from the coding sequence ATGTTAGCTTACGATTCAGATTTGGAACTCTTCCGCGATAACTTTAAACGCTTTATGAGCGAGCAGATTGCACCGCATTATGAGCAATGGGAACGTGAAGGCATCATGCCACGTTCGGTGTGGAGCGCATTGGGTGAAAATGGATTCTTATGTGTCGATGTCCCAGAAGAATACGGTGGTTATGGTGTACCAACGCATTATTCATTGATGTTGGTTGAAGAGTCTGCACGTGCGGGCTACTGTGCATTATCAACCGCAATTTCATGTCACTCTGAAATTGCGGCGCCGTATATCCAGCACATTGCAACAGAAGAACAAAAACAGTACTGGTTGCCAAAAATGGTATCGGGTGAAGTGGTCGGTGCTATTGGCATGACAGAACCAGGTGCTGGCTCAGATTTACAGGCGATGCGTACCAGTGCCATCCTGCAAGATGATCATTATGTATTAAATGGCTCAAAAACCTTTATCTCAAATGGTCAGCATGCGGATCTTGTGGTTCTGGCCGTAAAAACTGATCCACAAGCACGTGCGAAAGGTGTGTCACTCATGTTAGTGGATACACATTTAGAGGGCTTTAAAAAGGGCACCAACCTCGACAAAATTGGTTTACATTCACAAGATACTTCGGAATTGTTCTTTGATAATGTCAAAGTACCGAAAGATCAACTATTGGGTCAAGCAGGTCAAGGCTTTGCTTACTTGATGCAAGAGCTTCCACGTGAACGTACGGCGATTGCTGCGACTGCATTGGGTGCAATTCGTGGTGCGATTGATATTACCACGCAATATGTAAAAGAACGCCAAGCCTTTGGTCAGGCAATTTCGCAATTCCAAAATACACGCTTTGTATTGGCACAAGCGAAGATTGACGAGTTGGCAACAGCTGCTTTTTATAATCAAAACGTGGCTTTATATAATGAAGGTAAATTGGATGTAGAGACTGCTGCGGCATTGAAGAGCTTCAGTAGCGATATGCAAATGAAAGTGGCTGATAACTTACTGCAATTATTCGGTGGTTATGGTTACATGACTGAATATCCAATTTCACGCTTCTTTGTGGATGCACGTATTCAGCGTATTTACGGTGGTACCAACGAAATCATGAAAGAAATCGTGGCACGTGGCATTATCGGTAAAGCTTAA
- a CDS encoding glycosyl transferase family protein translates to MNTKRNIYKTAEHPFAQYVRILGKGKTGSRSLSYEEAYQAFSMILKDEVLDVQLGAFLMLLRVKEESVDELAGFVQATRDQLNFQPLEVDLDWSSYAGKRKHYPWFLLAALTLAHHGYKIVMHGASGHTINRVYTEQVLQYLGYSICQNQQEVREQLQQHNFAYLPLEAISPILSELISLRNVMGLRSPIHTLARLINPFNAKATLQAIFHPAYRTSHQQTAFRLGYQNSAVIKGEGGEFERNPDAKTLICGIQNGEMYEHELPKLTPDRSPIEEELDLAVFKAVWLGEQTHEYGEMAVIETMGIALYTMGIVNNYDEAMDKAKALWEKRLN, encoded by the coding sequence ATGAACACAAAACGTAATATCTATAAAACTGCTGAACATCCTTTTGCTCAATATGTGCGTATTTTAGGTAAGGGCAAAACAGGTTCCCGTTCGCTCAGTTATGAAGAAGCCTATCAAGCCTTTAGCATGATTTTAAAAGATGAAGTCTTGGATGTGCAGTTGGGTGCATTTTTAATGCTACTCCGTGTTAAAGAAGAATCTGTCGATGAACTGGCAGGATTTGTCCAAGCCACACGTGATCAACTTAACTTTCAGCCACTTGAGGTCGATCTTGACTGGTCCTCTTATGCTGGCAAACGTAAGCACTATCCGTGGTTCTTATTGGCAGCACTGACTTTAGCGCATCATGGTTACAAGATTGTGATGCATGGCGCATCAGGTCATACCATTAACCGCGTTTATACCGAACAAGTTTTACAATATTTAGGTTATTCAATTTGTCAAAATCAACAGGAGGTTCGTGAGCAACTGCAACAACACAACTTTGCCTACCTTCCTCTTGAAGCCATCTCACCAATTCTAAGTGAATTAATCTCGCTAAGAAATGTGATGGGACTCCGCTCTCCAATTCACACCTTGGCACGCTTGATTAATCCATTTAATGCCAAAGCAACCTTACAAGCGATCTTCCACCCTGCTTATCGAACCTCACATCAACAAACGGCATTCCGTTTGGGTTATCAAAATAGCGCAGTGATTAAAGGTGAAGGGGGTGAGTTTGAACGTAATCCTGATGCCAAAACATTAATTTGTGGGATTCAAAATGGTGAGATGTACGAACATGAATTGCCAAAGTTAACACCTGATCGTAGCCCAATTGAAGAAGAGCTTGATCTAGCTGTGTTCAAAGCGGTGTGGCTAGGTGAACAGACGCATGAATATGGTGAAATGGCGGTCATTGAAACCATGGGAATCGCGTTATATACCATGGGTATCGTCAATAACTATGATGAAGCAATGGATAAAGCCAAAGCGCTATGGGAAAAGCGTCTAAACTAA